Below is a genomic region from Arcanobacterium haemolyticum DSM 20595.
CCACGCCTTCTGGCACTTCGCGCGTGAGGATCACGTTTGCTTCGAGAGTCATGAGTGGTTCCAGCCCGAGTTCCGGCCCAGTTGCGTATGCGGGGTTTGGGCTGAGACCGTAGAGGACGATTCCTGGACGCACCATATCGTAGTGGGTTTCGGGGTGCCATAGAATTCCCGACGACGCGGCTAGGTGGCAGAACGGAATCTCTACTTCAGCTTCTTTAGCGAGGCTCCGGGCTTGCTCAAAGCGGTCAACTTGGAGCGCGGTTGCCGCATCTGAGTGTGGATCATCGGCACAGGCCAGGTGGGACCACAGCCCAACAATCTGGATTATTCCTTCCGCGGCCAGTTTCTTTACACGGGCAAATACCGACGGAAGTTGATCCAGATCGAATCCTCCGCGAGTCATGCCTGTATCTACTTTGACGTGGATGCGAGCGGGGCGCCGGCATGCGCGGGCAGCCGCTTCGATTTCATCGATAGCCCAGGTGGCACCAACAGAAAGATCAATGTTTTGTTCAATTGCACGCTGGAAATCTGCTCCGGGGGCGAAGATCCACGCCAGCACGTGACCGTGCGTGTGGCTCTGGCGCAACGTCAAGGCTTCGTTCAGTTGCGCTAGCCCCAGCCAGTCGATTCCTGCTTCCCACGCCCATTGTGCGATGAGTTCAACACCGTGGCCATACCCGTTGGCTTTCACGATGGCCATAAGGGTGGCATCGGTATGTTTGCGCACCACCTCAATGTTTTGCGTAAATGCGCGCCGGGAGATGAGGGCGCGTGCAGGAGCCTGACTAGTCATGAATTCTTACCTTGTGTGGATTGAGAATACGCCAGATCGTTTCACCTAGCGCATCACTAATGTTACTCGCCTTGATGGGGTATCCAACTCCAGCATCACTTCGGGAGGCGAGATTTGCGGCACGCCCGTGAAGGTGTGCCGCCGCGGCAGCGATCCACCCGGCGCTCACAGTATGATCGCTGCGCGCATTCCACAGTGCCAGCAGACCGCCAGCGATTCCCGCCAGCACGTCACCTGCACCAGCGGTTGCGCGCCAGCCTGCCGCGCCTGTTTGTTCGTACGTCGTTCCGTTTGGTTCGACGACGACGTCGGCCGCGGCCGTGAGCATCACAACCGCGCCCGTTTCACGTGCAACAATGGCGGCCAGTTCGTGAGGATTGTGCTCCACATCAACGCGGGTCACGTCATGCCCGCGAACGCGTAGCATCTCTGCCAACTCCCCCGGATGCGGAGTCAAAATCGCATTCGGGTGCAAGGTGCGATTCGACACCAACGGGAGCGCACCGGCGTCGATAACCACAGGTAAACCCGAATCAATCGCCTCAGAAACCACCGAAAAATCGGCAGACTCATCCATCCCCGATCCAACCAGCCACGCCTGAACCCGGCCGTGAACTGGAACAACCTCCGGGAAACGCGGCACCACCAGCGGGCTATCCCCACAATACCGCACCATGCCAGGCCCGCACGCGAGCGCGGCACCCACCCCTAAAATGGCCGCGCCCGGATACCGATGCGAGCCCGTCACTACACCCAGAACTCCCCGAGTGTACTTGTGGTCCGCCGATCCAGGGATCGGCCACCACTGACGAATCTCATCATCTGTAACCGAGCGCGCCTTCATAGAAGAAAACTCTACTCAACCGTCACTGACTTTGCGAGGTTACGTGGCTTATCCACGTCATACCCCTTCACGGTAGCAAGCTCAGACGCGAAAATCTGCAACGGAATGATCGTCACCAACGGCATCAACAACGTTGGCGTGGACTGCGGAACGCGAATCACGGCCATCGCATGATCGTCAACCGCACTATCCCCTTCTTCCGCAATCACGATCGTGCGTGCGCCACGCGCCATCACCTCATGCAAATTCGAAATAACTTTCGAATGCAACAACGGCCGACGTGGAGTCGGCGCAATCACAAACACCGGAAGATCCTCTTCCACCAGCGCGATCGGGCCGTGCTTCAACTCGCCAGCCGCGAAGCCCTCAGCGTGAATATACGCCAGCTCCTTCAACTTGAGCGCACCTTCCAACGCAATCGGGAAACCAACGTGACGGCCCAAGAAAAGGACGGAATCGACGTCGGACATCGTGCGAGCCAACTCGCGGATCGTTTCTTCTTGACGCAGCACGAACTCCATACGCTCCGGCATCTGAGCCAACTGCTCCAAATACCCCGCAACCTCATCCGTGAACTTGTTCCCGCGCAACTGAGCCAAATACAAACCAAGCAAGTACGCAGCCGTAATCTGAGACGTAAACGCCTTCGTGGATGCAACGGCAATTTCGGGGCCGGCGTGAGTGTAAAGAACGGCGTCGGACTCACGTGCGATAGTCGAACCGTACGTGTTCACGATCGCAAGCACGCGCGCACCCTGCTCGGATGCGTGCCGCACTGCCTTCAACGTATCCATCGTCTCACCAGACTGCGAAATCGCCACAACCAGCGTTTTCGCAGTCACGATCGGATCCCGGTAACGGAACTCGTGCGCCAACTCAACCTCAACAGGAATCCGGCACCAGTGCTCAATCGCATACTTCGCAACATGCCCCGCATACGCGGCCGTACCACACGCCACCACAATAATCTTGTCAATCGCACGCAATTCGTACTCTTCAATACGCAACTCATCCAAATGCAAATGACCATCAGGAGTTGTGCGCCCACGCAACGTCTCAGCAACCGCAGTTGGCTGTTCATGAATTTCCTTATCCATGAACGTTGCATAACCATCATGCAACGCGGTATCCACGTCCCAATCAACCTCGAAACGATCCGCCTGCGCAGGTTCACCCGAAAAATCGGTGACCTCAACGCTCGACGCAGTCAACGTGACAATCTGATCCTGCCCAACAGCCATCGCCTCACGAGTATGGCCCACAAACGCAACCACGTCAGAACCAAAGAAATTCTCATCCTCGCCCAAGCCAACAACCAACGGCGAATTACGGCGGGCGCCCACCAAACGATCCGGATGTGCGGCGCTCGTAGCCACCACAGCAAACGACCCCTCAAGGCGAGCCACCACGCGGCGCATAGCCACCGTTAAATCAGCCGTCTCACGCAACGCAAAACTCAACACATGAGCAATCGTCTCAGAATCAGTATCAGACGAAAACTCAACCCCCGCGGCCTCAAGCTCCGCACGCAACTGCGGCGCATTCTCAATAATTCCATTATGAACAATCGCAACCTGGCCATCAGCCGACACGTGCGGATGCGAATTACGATCCGACGGCACACCATGCGTTGCCCACCGCGTATGCCCAATAGCAGCCCGGCACTCCGGCAGCGGATCCGCCGCCAACTGCTCACGCAAATCAGCCACACGGCCTGCGCGCTTACGCACCAACACGCCGTCAGCCGACGGGATCGCGATACCCGCCGAATCATAGCCACGATACTCCAAGCGCTCCAGCCCAGCCAGAACCGCTTCCTGCGAAACAAACGACGCATTCGCGCCAATATATCCAACAATTCCACACATGTTGATACACACTACAACGCAGGCGCCGATCTACGTCACTCAACCTGTCAGACAACCAGGTAGGAGATGGGTTTTGTTAGGTGTTGTTGCGCGGCATTGTCCAACTTCTCACCACGCGAAACTGGCGTAATCAGGTATTTATTGCCACAATCGAAACATGCAAAGCTCAGATCTTTCGGCATTCGTCACATTCACACGCAACAAATGGGCCACGCTCGCTGGCAACACCGATTTCCCGCTCACGCAACACGACGTAGCAAAATTGGCCGCCATGGGCGATCCCATCACCATCAGCGAAGTGGACGCCATCTACCGGCCGCTCACCGCACTTATGCACATGTATGCACGCAACACCGGGCGGCTCTTCAGCGAATCAAAGAACTTCCTGGGATTTAGCGACGTGCGCGTGCCGTGGATCGTGGGGATCGCTGGGTCTGTTTCCGCAGGGAAATCTACCGTTGCGCGGCTGTTGCGCGAACTTCTCAGCCGCTCCCCCGAAACCCCGCGCGTAGACCTCGTGACAACCGACGGGTTCTTGTTCCCCAACGCTGTTTTGAACGAACAGCGGCTACTGGCACGCAAGGGTTTTCCTGAATCATACGATCGGCGGGCTATTCTCGAATTTCTGGCCGCCGTTAAATCCGGGAAACGCAATGTGACTGCGCCCGTGTACGATCACATCACCTATGACATCGTGCCGGATCGCGTGATCACCGTAGATCAGCCGGACATCCTGATCGTGGAAGGGTTGAACGTGCTACAGCCCGCGCCTGGGATTGCCGCCCACGAATTCTCCGCAGTATCCGACTTCTTCGACTTCACTATTTACGTAGACGCCCCCGAAGAAGCGTTGGAACGCTGGTACATCGATCGATTCCTCACTCTGCGAACCACCGCCTTCACCAACGAAGCCTCATACTTCAAAAACTATTCCGACCTCACCGATTCCCAAGCCCGTGAGACCGCCCGCCAAATCTGGGGCGCCATCAACCTGCCCAACCTGCGGCACAACATTGCGCCAACCAAAAACCGGGCCACCGTTATCCTCACCAAAGGCCCATCGCACGCCATCGATCAGGTACAGATCCGGAAGTTGTAGGCCTGGCACAGATCATCTTGACGCAAAATTCACCTATTTCCGGTGATAGGGCCATATATGGGCCTATCACCGGCTGTGGGTGATTTTTACGTCAGTACTACCTGTTGGACCTCCTGAAACTAGAGAGCCAGCTTATCTGCCACCACATCAGCCAAACGTTGAGCCACAGCATCAGCCTGTTCCTGAGTTGCCGCTTCCACCATCACGCGAACCAGCGGTTCGGTGCCCGATGCGCGAAGCAACACGCGGCCTGTTTCGCCAAGTTCGCGTTCTGCCTGCTCGACCTGCTCAGAGATCTCATCCGTGCGAGTCTTATCCACGTTAGGAACGTTGATCAACGTTTGAGGAAGGCGCGTAATGAACGAAACAGCATCTTCCAGCGTGCCACCACGGCGTGCCATCTCCGACGCCACCAAAATAGCGGTCAAAGTACCATCGCCTGTAGTCGCATGATGCAAGTTGATCACGTGGCCAGACTGTTCGCCACCCAACACGTAGCCGTTGGCCAGCATCTCTTCAAGCACGTAACGATCGCCAACCTTCGTGGCAACCAAATTGATATCAGCCTCACGCATTGCCAAGGTTAGACCAAGGTTCGACATCACGGTAGCAACAAGCGTATTGCCAGTAAGCTTGCCCTGAGCCTTCAACGAGACAGCCAACAA
It encodes:
- the alr gene encoding alanine racemase encodes the protein MTSQAPARALISRRAFTQNIEVVRKHTDATLMAIVKANGYGHGVELIAQWAWEAGIDWLGLAQLNEALTLRQSHTHGHVLAWIFAPGADFQRAIEQNIDLSVGATWAIDEIEAAARACRRPARIHVKVDTGMTRGGFDLDQLPSVFARVKKLAAEGIIQIVGLWSHLACADDPHSDAATALQVDRFEQARSLAKEAEVEIPFCHLAASSGILWHPETHYDMVRPGIVLYGLSPNPAYATGPELGLEPLMTLEANVILTREVPEGVGISYGHTHITDEPTRLAVVPVGYADGISRRASNALSVTLNGDQAPICGVVCMDQFVVNAPHAHAGDTAVLFGPEHKGYLTADNWAEKTDTINYEIFCNLGPRIPRIPVE
- a CDS encoding ADP-dependent NAD(P)H-hydrate dehydratase, yielding MKARSVTDDEIRQWWPIPGSADHKYTRGVLGVVTGSHRYPGAAILGVGAALACGPGMVRYCGDSPLVVPRFPEVVPVHGRVQAWLVGSGMDESADFSVVSEAIDSGLPVVIDAGALPLVSNRTLHPNAILTPHPGELAEMLRVRGHDVTRVDVEHNPHELAAIVARETGAVVMLTAAADVVVEPNGTTYEQTGAAGWRATAGAGDVLAGIAGGLLALWNARSDHTVSAGWIAAAAAHLHGRAANLASRSDAGVGYPIKASNISDALGETIWRILNPHKVRIHD
- the glmS gene encoding glutamine--fructose-6-phosphate transaminase (isomerizing), producing the protein MCGIVGYIGANASFVSQEAVLAGLERLEYRGYDSAGIAIPSADGVLVRKRAGRVADLREQLAADPLPECRAAIGHTRWATHGVPSDRNSHPHVSADGQVAIVHNGIIENAPQLRAELEAAGVEFSSDTDSETIAHVLSFALRETADLTVAMRRVVARLEGSFAVVATSAAHPDRLVGARRNSPLVVGLGEDENFFGSDVVAFVGHTREAMAVGQDQIVTLTASSVEVTDFSGEPAQADRFEVDWDVDTALHDGYATFMDKEIHEQPTAVAETLRGRTTPDGHLHLDELRIEEYELRAIDKIIVVACGTAAYAGHVAKYAIEHWCRIPVEVELAHEFRYRDPIVTAKTLVVAISQSGETMDTLKAVRHASEQGARVLAIVNTYGSTIARESDAVLYTHAGPEIAVASTKAFTSQITAAYLLGLYLAQLRGNKFTDEVAGYLEQLAQMPERMEFVLRQEETIRELARTMSDVDSVLFLGRHVGFPIALEGALKLKELAYIHAEGFAAGELKHGPIALVEEDLPVFVIAPTPRRPLLHSKVISNLHEVMARGARTIVIAEEGDSAVDDHAMAVIRVPQSTPTLLMPLVTIIPLQIFASELATVKGYDVDKPRNLAKSVTVE
- the coaA gene encoding type I pantothenate kinase produces the protein MQSSDLSAFVTFTRNKWATLAGNTDFPLTQHDVAKLAAMGDPITISEVDAIYRPLTALMHMYARNTGRLFSESKNFLGFSDVRVPWIVGIAGSVSAGKSTVARLLRELLSRSPETPRVDLVTTDGFLFPNAVLNEQRLLARKGFPESYDRRAILEFLAAVKSGKRNVTAPVYDHITYDIVPDRVITVDQPDILIVEGLNVLQPAPGIAAHEFSAVSDFFDFTIYVDAPEEALERWYIDRFLTLRTTAFTNEASYFKNYSDLTDSQARETARQIWGAINLPNLRHNIAPTKNRATVILTKGPSHAIDQVQIRKL